The region ACCGTTATCGTACTACGCAGGAGTTCTCGGTGAGTTCACTTTTATTCGTCGCAAGCTAATCTATTCATTGTTAAGCATTTTCGTTTTTCTGAAACCGGATAGTTATTGCTTACTTTCTTGGTAGACCATAGTCTGCTACTCTGCTATAATCAATCACATAATTAAGGTACTAGCCCATCCTAGAAGCTTGATAATCACTCGTGTTTGCTACTTATGATCATAATTAACAGCTGATATATACACTGGTAGATTTCCCCCCCTAACTGCATTTTTTTAATTTAGGCATGCCTGGTCTTACTGCATTTTCTGGATTCTTCAACGTGGCCAAGCCAAAAAAAGGAGACTATGTCTTTGTCTCGGCAGCATCAGGCGCTGTTGGACAGCTTGTTGGGCAGCTTGCCAAGAGCACAGGCTGCTATGTGGTTGGCAGTGCTGGTTCTGATGAGAAGGTTTGTACATTCTTGTTTTTTTATTCTCCTCCTCTTGTGCACAGCCCCAGTCAATGGATAGTTCTGTTCATACTGATTCCGTCGCTGCCTTTGGGAATTTCTCAATGATCCCCGAAATTGAATATATTTCACAACATCAGTAATACAACATTTTTCATGGGATAAAATTGTCTTCTCCTCAGGTCAACCTCCTGAAAACAAAGTTTGGATTCGACGACGCCTTCAACTACAAGAAGGAGCAGGACCTCAACGCTGCACTAAAGAGGTTAATTGCAAGCCCCTTTCCTTGCTATACCACTGTGTTCAACACTTTGGGCCGATTAACCAATAGCAATTGGTGCCATAATGCTTTGCTCTCTCAGGTGCTTCCAGGAGGGCATCGACATATACTTTGACAATGTGGGCGGCGCAATGCTGGATGCGGCACTACTCAACATGAGGGTGCACGGTCGAGTGGCCATGTGCGGGCAGATCTCTCAATACAACCTGGAGTGTCCTGAGGGCATTCACAACCTCGCCTGCGTGGTCACCAAGCGCATTCGTATAGAGGGGTTCCGGGTGATGGAGTACTTCGGCACCTACCGCAAGTTTGAAGAGGAGATGGTGGGCCACCTTAAGGAAGGGAACATTACCTACATGGAGGATGTCGCCGAGGGGATTGAGAAGGTGCCGGCGGCGCTCGTCGGGCTCTTCTATGGTCGCAACATCGGAAAGCAGTTGGTGGCCGTTGCACAAGAGTGAAATCACATATATGCCAGAATGTTAACTCGGGTGAAAATTGTGTCCTGAAACATTCCTTCACTGAAATATATATGTAGTTCTATATTAGCAGATAAAGCTAAGTAGATAAATGTTAATTTGGGTGTAAATGATATGAATGTTTCTTACAATAGTAGAATTAAGAACAATAAGTCCTCTAGGGTGCAAACTTTCCAAAATGAGGTTTTCTCTTGCTAGTATTGATCTTACTACGTACGATGGTTTAAAAGAGAACACCGTGACCATTGGCAACATTGAAATTGAAGCTGAATTTGATGCCTTTTTCAACACTCTTTATGTTCTATACATAAGCAGCATATTGTCGGTGATTGTGATCTAACGCTGACGAGCTTAAACTGTTTAGCATTACTTTAAAAGTTCATGAGACCTGCATATTATTGTTTTGTTGGAGACAAAGAAAGAGGATTTTTCTCATGGTGTTCTTAATTATTTATGTGGTACTCCCTGTCTAAAGAAATATAACATCACTATAGAGGAAGTAATAAGTATCCTTACTGGAATTATTCGTTGCTACTCATACGGCTTGGGGAATGCTAGTTAGAATTACTGAGAATTTTGGGGCGTCTTCTTTGTCCATTAGGATTTATTTAGTTTCCTGCTGCTGCACTATAGGTATGAAGATAATAAAAACTGGATTTTATTGACGCAATTACTGAGGTTCTAGGTGCACTACCCCCNNNNNNNNNNNNNNNNNNNNNNNNNNNNNNNNNNNNNNNNNNNNNNNNNNNNNNNNNNNNNNNNNNNNNNNNNNNNNNNNNNNNNNNNNNNNNNNNNNNNNNNNNNNNNNNNNNNNNNNNNNNNNNNNNNNNNNNNNNNNNNNNNNNNNNNNNNNNNNNNNNNNNNNNNNNNNNNNNNNNNNNNNNNNNNNNNNNNNNNNNNNNNNNNNNNNNNNNNNNNNNNNNNNNNNNNNNNNNNNNNNNNNNNNNNNNNNNNNNNNNNNNNNNNNNNNNNNNNNNNNNNTTAATATCATTCTGACATAGTGCTGGGAGAATAGTGGGAATATTGATGTTATAACTGGGTCAATAAATTTAGCGACTGGGTTAATGGGGCTGGTGTTATGGAGCTAAAGATTGCTAATAGGCAATCACCTGGGCCAATAACCAGACTAGTTTGGTGATAGCCACCCATGACAAATCATTTATGCCAACATACTAAGACACCATTTCTTGTTAGCTACTATTTATGCCTTAGCAAGGTGGACCATATACCTCCTCCCCCTAATTCTGGACAAAACTCTGCTTCCCCAGAATAATTTTTAGTTTCGAGAAATGGTGGTTGGTTATTGAGGAGTGTGTTCTGGTGGTCACTAGATCTTGGAATTCCTTTTGCCATTTGAGAAACCCTGTAGATGTTCGGAACTTCAACATTAGGAGGTTAAGACTagccatagtggagagtaacttacactagtaacatacacttcACCCTAGGCTATGTCACTACCTTGATAGTGGGCAGTAACATAACTGTGGTGTCATGCAAAgttttatttattaggttataaaCTCATATTGTATTGGGATATATGTGATATtacggtaactagctaagttactcaaattACCTCTCTCCTTTTAATTATCTCATTGCCACATAGGCAAATCTGCTGAGTTGGACCCTATGTTACTCTTGAAGTCACTCCCACTGTGACAAGTCTAAGGAAAACTTTAAGAGATTGGAATATTAATGTGGAAGGtgctaaaaagaaaagaaaagagatctCATTGTTGAAGATATCATTTCTAAAACATAACCCCTGCTTCAAGAGGAAAAATTGAGCATGTGATGTATTAGTGAGGAGCTTAacatgatgggagagagagagataggtaGCTAGNNNNNNNNNNATAGGTTGgtactcctaggagtacatacTCCTACAGACGTGTGTTGCTTGCTGGTTTGTTCCCCGTCCTATCTAATGAGCTTTTCTATTTTAGAAAAAAAAACAATCCATGAAAAAACTCAACCGAAAACGTGGCTATTGTTCCGATTTTTTTGGGTTTTTATAGCTGCTGCTGGATAACCCTATTCATTTGACCGCTTATATCCTTTAATCTCTCCTGTTTCATTGGCGTccagctgcggcggcggcggcggctcgcacGGATGGGGGCCGACGTCGGCGTGAAGCTCGATGGGCACGTACGGCTCATCTTCTAACCggctaattttttttagaaaacgaggatgactcccggcctctgcatctgggagatgcatacggccactttatttatTATTCTTGAGAAccatacaaagtattacaacaatgtgtctgaatccaccatcttggcaacatgtgccgctactcctatccaatatgatgagggggtgctagctgggccactacccaaaccactcacctaagcctaacatcaaaagccggaagccgaaactcattcggtaaccccagccgagccacatactgggtctggggcgcaatccggtcagacgcactcgtgtgtcgtcgccgccatcttccacaggtccgtcttcagatcaaattaaggcttctaccttgtctggccactctgccatcgacgtccccatgacgccagacagcttcctcctcctgcacgagtccatctccgcgcattagacgccgagtctccacagcaccatgccgccgagatccgccatcATCAATGtgaaagatgaagcaccgctccaccaaagtcgccgtcctctagtccctcgagcccgtgtgcacctccaagaatgacgcccccaggggggaagacgacaccagagagccgccgccatccgatctactgatctagggtttcccccggaggtagtagagagtggccttgaacatctccacgacgatgccttcaggaaggggacgacgcagacaacgtcgccatcgccggccttggcaAAAACCATAAGCAGGTTTTCACCTAGATCTGATCGAAGACCTCCATCTCTCGTGCACGGGTCGCCGCCATCCTTGNNNNNNNNNNNNNNNNNNNNNNNNNNNNNNNNNNNNNNNNNNNNNNNNNNNNNNNNNNNNNNNNNNNNNNNNNNNNNNNNNNNNNNNNNNNNNNNNNNNNNNNNNNNNNNNNNNNNNNNNNNNNNNNNNNNNNNNNNNNNNNNNNNNNNNNNNNNNNNNNNNNNNNNNNNNNNNNNNNNNNNNNNNNNNNNNNNNNNNNNNNNNNNNNNNNNNNNNNNNNNNNNNNNNNNNNNNNNNNNNNNNNNNNNNNNNNNNNNNNNNNNNNNNNNNNNNNNNNNNNNNNNNNNNNNNNNNNNNNNNNNNNNNNNNNNNNNNNNNNNNNNNNNNNNNNNNNNNNNNNNNNNNNNNNNNNNNNNNNNNNNNNNNNNNNNNNNNNNNNNNNNNNNNNNNNNNNNNNNNNNNNNNNNNNNNNNNNNNNNNNNNNNNNNNNNNNNNNNNNNNNNNNNNNNNNNNACGCCCCGCCACCAGCTCCACGCAGTCGCCGCCGCGCTGTGACGCgcatccgccgccgcgccgccctgcGCCAGCGCCGCGCACCTCGCCTGACCCATGTGTCTCGCGCCACAGGGCcccaggggaggtgggaggggaacCCCGCCGCCACCGACGTCAGCCGGGCTTCGCCCGGTGGCGCCCTCCGGCGGTGGCGGGGAGGGGGAGAGGCGGGGAGGGGGAGCTCGGGCGACGGCTAGGTTTTCGCCCTGCCGCCCGCGAGAGCGGCTCGGGCGAGAGGGGCGCCTCTTCTAACCGGCTAATGGCGGTGACATGATTGATCTGGTTTGTTTTCAGCATGGCGACCAAGTACGAAAGAAGATTGACGTGGCGCTCGCTTCTCTGCTTCTGCTGGCGTTTAAGTAGCCGGAATCGGGTGACCATTGCCTACCATGGCGTCAGTGAAGAGCGACATGCATGAGAACAGCGGAGCCAGTTCTTTCCTGTCGATATTGAAGCCTGCTACTAATTCTCCAACCACAAGCAGCTGGCTTTGGAGTCCACCCGTCGCATGCTAGGTACCTGATCCATTTGATAAATTCCTCACGGCAAGAATTCTCGTACAGCTTCATTAACTTTGTCTGTTCTTCTTTTTCTCATTCCTTCTTTCAATCAGGTCACGAAGCACCACAAATCTGGTACGGCATGGTTGTATCTTCTCATACAATTTGGCAACATCTTGAACCAACAAGTATTTAGGGTACATATGTATTTATCTGGAGTACCACAGGCATACACTTAATcagtttaataatttttctctgttttgcttCAGATCATGCCAGGGAGAAAGAGATCTTTCAACTCTGAGAACTGATATCTTTGTTGATCACGTGGATAATATGATCAAGATGCTAACACAATATGGTCAACTGAAGCAGCAGCTAAACTATGGACGATCAAAGATTTGTAATTGTATATTTTCCTCCGTTACCATGTGTGTAGTCAAACTGAATGTACTATTATCTTCAAATGAAGGATATGTAATACCTGTGTGTTGACCCTTTTTCTGAATAATGTTTCTCTATATATCCATGTTTATTTTGGATGAATTGATAGCCGTTCATTAGGAGGTATATACCTTTTAGTTCAGTGTACCACTTATGTTGGTATATACTTTTTCTTGCTGAAGTGGTATATATTACTCATTGCAGTTGTACTAGTCATCCAAATACCGTATATCTCTGGGTAGTATATACTCCTTTTAATTCTGAGCAGTATGTGCTCATTCAGCTAAAGTGATAGATGAAAACTCAGGTATATACTGTTTTTTATCCCATGAAGTATATAATTCTTTAAATCCAGTGAAGTGTGTTGCTTTAAATTCAGTGAAGAATATATAGTGTTTTTAAAGGAGTATATACTTACGTATCATCCTTTGAAGTATATACCACCTTAATTAAGGAGTATATAATGCATACTCATTTTTATAGCATCATATACCCGTAAGAGTTacattatatattccataaaatagCATATACTCCTTAGATAAATTAGTATATAGTCCTTGGGAAAACAACCTATGTTCCTCACAAAATATTTCAGTATATACCTCCTGCTAATAAAGAAGTTGGTATatacttcaaaaaaatacatagtaTGCACCATTCCAACACAAATGGAGTATACACTTTTTGAAATAATGGAGGTACATACCCCTTCAAAAGTGAGACTACAGTACTGAAGATACTACATAAATAGAGACGTACAACACCATGGTATCTTCCAAGTTGCTACATATGCGATCCATTTTATCGGCACCAATGTGCTCTAATCCTCTTTCCGAAAAATGTAAGCACTTTAAGTAAAACGTGATATACTCCTAAATAATTGGATATACTCCGGCAACCAGAATATTGTAGTTATTAAACAGATTCCCTTTTTGTAGCGGGCCAACATGGTCGTTCCTGCCTTCCAGGCCCGTGGACCCACCTTGTACCGGTTATTGTTTCTGCGTTTTGGCCATAATCACGTTGGTTTACCTAATCCATTTACCTTATCCTTATCCATTTGGGGTAGGAGTACATACTCCTGGGAGTACAAAACATGACAAAtttttcctactaccgggtgtagttactcctACTTTCGTTTGATACGTTCTAGGTAGTATCTATCATATTAGAGTGTATGTACgcatagtatgtagtatataagaatgtttaggtagtatatatactacttttttgatagtatgtatcatattttgtGCATACTCTATTtcgcgtacaaatatgtacgtatttcacaaatacaataaaaccatgagctcacttgcaattttttcatataactcactttggagtatcttagatgtagtatatgaacatactaaaccacatggtagtatatgaaaaATGGGTGTAGCTACACCCTGTAGTAGGATGGNNNNNNNNNNNNNNNNNNNNNNNNNNNNNNNNNNNNNNNNNNNNNNNNNNNNNNNNNNNNNNNNNNNNNNNNNNNNNNNNNNNNNNNNNNNNNNNNNNNNNNNNNNNNNNNNNNNNNNNNNNNNNNNNNNNNNNNNNNNNNNNNNNNNNNNNNNNNNNNNNNNNNNNNNNNNNNNNNNNNNNNNNNNNNNNNNNNNNNNNNNNNNNNNNNNNNNNNNNNNNNNNNNNNNNNNNNNNNNNNNNNNNNNNNNNNNNNNNNNNNNNNNNNNNNNNNNNNNNNNNNNNNNNNNNNNNNNNNNNNNNNNNNNNNNNNNNNNNNNNNNNNNNNNNNNNNNNNNNNNNNNNNNNNNNNNNNNNNNNNNNNNNNNNNNNNNNNNNNNNNNgatagatagagagagagagagagagagagagagagagagattttagaAGGAGATGGCAAACAACATACTTTCATGATGTAACCAATCTATTGACGCTAAAAAATGGCATGATCGCGAAGAGCGACTTGAGTCTATAATGGGATGAGGGTAAAattatgagttcatgtcaccatttgatggccctcttcaagatgatcgaaataaatatgaagatggaccaaaacggagctcaagtgcaaaagatatgacaATTTTGGAGATATTTGTGTTGACACCAGATGGAAGAATGGCATGAAACCTAATTAAGAATGCCTCGGATGGAAAATCTTACAACTGCAAAGTTGTGCGTTTCGTTAAAACGgtggattttgatataaaaattgtcttaatccgaggtcgtatgcaacctgtggaggcaaaacaaggtcagaaacagaagctgcagagtcatttcggaccgaccgagttgatttgatcggtgagaccgagttggtccgaaaatttaccagagagttggcaatgttgattcggtaggaccgaaatgaaccaatcggtgagaccgagttggtccgagaaattgccaaagattcctgtccgacttaggttagggtttttgacgTTTTGGATGGactttttagtccttttcttgtacgggaagtccagccgcctcataaatagatgagaggtgacggaCGATTGAACAACACCCAATtgaacaaatctatctacatcttttacctttacttttaccttctcccttgttcttcttcttcctcgttcttcgttcgttcttctccaTTGTAGGGcgacgaacctcgaggccctagggacggtcaggccgacctagggcagcccatagccgccgccgccctgacggggtccctcccgggcgtgtggggtttcgggtctacaaaagcacccgccggattgtcttgcgtatcgcgctgtcggtcgggtctccttcgacgtgagctgcggtgcatcacccccggcgtcgagggtacacgtgacgtgttcgtgtttcaacacactttttggcgactccgctggggacgaagctttgaacggtctccggcccgttcttgctacgaagagatcgtcatcaagttgctgcaatctacaaaggtaatatgaatacccaatccccctttgtagatgcaaataatccatatgttgttgctagatcacctaatgagcataatgtatcggctagccctagttttatcaatcatgcatctaattatgcgcaagggccgatgcaaaacaattttcatgcttcaaattctcatgattttagcaacatacgacatatgtatccaaactctcatgcatcggcaacccaacaaatccatatgccgatgaacaacatgatgggtttggttaatcaatttgaaacacctcatgttaaaatttccaatagcatacaagaaagtgtttcacctttttattcgtcggcaactaatttgcaatatgtgaatccaaccatgccgatgaatgagagaattggccatgctactactagctattcggccagttattctgaatcatcatatgctacacctcatgttagtaattgttcggcaccatacacaactgtagatgttcataattcggcttcacacctttctggtcatagccgaataaatgtaaattttacaggagcggtcgtgcccaatattgtagaagatgaggtagtggtggctgcattgaagaatttagcccaaaataagaggattagtgctatttgccttgaacaacatgaaaaagggctatttcctgattatgctgtaataaaagctagagttttgcaagaagacgaatatttgccaattgataaaattggcgagcaaaaaaatggttttacaacaatgcatatgcctttaCCTAGTACtatatcatattatacaccccctacactattgcaaaatttcggcaacacctgtgtgtcattgccgaaagaatctaaaagcattggggggcaatcttatccggagtgggctgaaattgagaaaaagcttaaagctaactttgccgctcgccgccagaaacaaatagaaaaagaattggctcagataaaagaagcattgccaattggtattatcaatgaaaagaaggatgattcggaacttGAAAGTGCTTCtggtgaaaaa is a window of Triticum dicoccoides isolate Atlit2015 ecotype Zavitan chromosome 2B, WEW_v2.0, whole genome shotgun sequence DNA encoding:
- the LOC119367091 gene encoding 2-alkenal reductase (NADP(+)-dependent)-like, whose protein sequence is MAAAAEVSNKRVILKRHVTGFPAEDDMELVTATARLAVPPGSTVVMVKNLYLSCDPYMRRRMTKHSEPSYPEFVLGEVIPTFGVSKVVESGHPDFKAGDLVWGMTACEEYTLITKPGSIFKINHPELPLSYYAGVLGMPGLTAFSGFFNVAKPKKGDYVFVSAASGAVGQLVGQLAKSTGCYVVGSAGSDEKVNLLKTKFGFDDAFNYKKEQDLNAALKRCFQEGIDIYFDNVGGAMLDAALLNMRVHGRVAMCGQISQYNLECPEGIHNLACVVTKRIRIEGFRVMEYFGTYRKFEEEMVGHLKEGNITYMEDVAEGIEKVPAALVGLFYGRNIGKQLVAVAQE